From Vreelandella neptunia, the proteins below share one genomic window:
- the cls gene encoding cardiolipin synthase yields the protein MTSWLLGTSILLIHLLGIVSAIMALMSSRTSQGAVAWIISLLTFPYVALPAYWFFGRPRFYGYVSARGQRDTVLRRVLVRYRANVQPYVAPSTNADIQAVEQLAMMPLTHGNQATLLIDGPATFESLFDGIDRAEQYALVQFFIVRNDALGQRLKHHLQRAARRGVRVYFLYDEVGSRKLADSYLNDLISDGVAVSAFRSSRGFKHRFQLNFRNHRKVTVIDGKEGWIGGFNVGVEYLGENPRHGPWRDTHLKLEGPSVLGLQEAFWEDWHWATDEVISLNWMADTSSSATDHHVVIVPSGPADRQDTASLLVQQVIHSAKQRLWVTSPYFVPDQGVQDALRLAAMRGVDVRVMIPERPDHLLVFLSAFSFLPDMLRAGVKIYRYLPGFLHQKVMLVDNEAATVGTVNLDNRSFRLNFEITAFIPSRDFATSVEAMLEKDFAHCRRVTIDEINQRPVWMKVVSRAAYLMAPVQ from the coding sequence ATGACCTCCTGGTTGCTAGGGACCAGCATCTTACTGATACACCTGCTTGGCATCGTTTCAGCCATTATGGCGCTGATGTCCAGTCGCACCTCCCAGGGTGCCGTGGCATGGATCATCTCGCTGCTGACCTTCCCTTATGTCGCGCTTCCAGCGTACTGGTTTTTCGGGCGGCCAAGGTTTTATGGCTATGTATCTGCCCGCGGTCAGCGGGACACCGTTCTACGCCGGGTTCTAGTGCGTTACCGGGCTAATGTTCAACCCTACGTTGCGCCCTCTACCAATGCCGATATTCAGGCGGTCGAACAGCTTGCCATGATGCCGCTAACCCATGGCAATCAAGCCACACTGCTGATTGATGGGCCAGCAACGTTTGAAAGCCTGTTTGATGGTATTGACCGTGCGGAACAGTATGCGTTGGTGCAGTTCTTCATTGTTCGTAACGACGCCCTCGGCCAACGTTTGAAGCACCATTTACAGCGCGCTGCCCGGCGCGGCGTGAGGGTCTATTTTCTTTACGATGAAGTGGGTAGTCGCAAGTTAGCCGATAGCTACCTCAATGATTTAATCAGCGATGGGGTGGCCGTCAGTGCCTTCCGTTCATCGCGAGGCTTTAAACACCGTTTTCAGCTTAACTTCCGTAACCATCGCAAGGTAACGGTAATAGACGGCAAGGAGGGCTGGATAGGGGGCTTTAATGTCGGGGTCGAATATCTCGGCGAAAATCCGCGGCACGGGCCTTGGCGTGATACTCATCTCAAACTTGAAGGGCCCAGCGTGCTGGGCTTGCAGGAAGCATTTTGGGAGGATTGGCACTGGGCGACGGATGAAGTGATTAGCTTGAACTGGATGGCCGACACGTCATCCTCTGCCACCGACCATCATGTGGTGATTGTGCCTTCTGGGCCCGCCGATCGTCAGGACACCGCCAGCCTGCTCGTCCAGCAGGTCATTCATAGCGCCAAGCAGCGCCTGTGGGTGACCAGCCCCTATTTCGTCCCTGATCAGGGAGTTCAGGATGCGCTGCGGCTTGCAGCGATGCGCGGCGTCGACGTTCGGGTGATGATTCCGGAGCGCCCCGATCACTTGTTGGTTTTCCTCTCTGCGTTTTCATTTCTGCCCGATATGCTAAGAGCAGGAGTTAAAATATACCGTTATCTCCCTGGTTTTTTACATCAAAAAGTCATGCTGGTGGATAACGAAGCAGCCACGGTAGGGACAGTCAATTTGGATAATCGCTCATTTCGGTTAAATTTTGAGATTACCGCGTTTATTCCAAGTCGTGATTTTGCTACCAGCGTTGAGGCAATGCTGGAAAAAGACTTTGCTCACTGTCGGCGTGTCACCATCGATGAAATTAACCAGCGCCCGGTATGGATGAAAGTCGTTTCGCGGGCGGCCTATTTAATGGCCCCGGTTCAATAG
- a CDS encoding fumarate hydratase — protein sequence MTVIRQDDVIQSVADALQYISYYHPKDFIDAMAAAYEREENPAAKDAIAQILINSRMCATGHRPICQDTGIVTVFVHVGMNVTWEADMSLDDMINEGVRRAYLLPDNVLRASVLADPDGKRANTKDNTPAIIHHSIVPGDTVDIHVAAKGGGSEAKSKFAMLNPSDSVVDWVMEQLPKMGAGWCPPGMLGIGIGGTAEKAMMIAKEALLDPIDIQDLQARGPSNRAEELRLELFDKVNKSGIGAQGLGGLTTVLDIKVKDYPTHAANKPVAIIPNCAATRHAHFTLDGSGPAVLEAPKLEDWPEITREAGENVKRVNLDTVTPEEVKTWQPGDTLLLNGKLLTGRDAAHKRMVDMLAKGEPLPVDMKGRFIYYVGPVDPIGDEVVGPAGPTTATRMDKFTRTMLEETGLLGMVGKAERGQAAIDAIRDNEAVYLMAVGGSAYLVAQAIKKSRVVGFEDLGMEAIYEFEVEDMPVTVAVDSLGTSVHQTGPAKWKEIIAQSA from the coding sequence ATGACCGTGATTCGCCAGGACGACGTTATTCAAAGCGTTGCCGATGCTCTGCAGTACATCTCTTACTACCATCCTAAAGATTTCATTGACGCCATGGCCGCCGCCTATGAGCGTGAAGAGAACCCTGCCGCCAAAGACGCCATCGCACAGATTTTGATTAACTCACGCATGTGCGCCACCGGGCACCGTCCAATCTGTCAGGACACGGGTATCGTCACCGTGTTCGTTCACGTGGGCATGAACGTTACCTGGGAAGCGGACATGAGTTTGGACGACATGATCAATGAAGGTGTGCGTCGCGCTTATTTGCTCCCCGACAATGTTCTGCGCGCGTCGGTGCTGGCGGATCCCGACGGCAAGCGTGCCAACACCAAGGACAACACCCCGGCGATTATTCACCACTCGATTGTGCCCGGTGATACGGTCGATATTCATGTGGCAGCGAAGGGCGGCGGTAGCGAAGCAAAATCCAAGTTTGCCATGCTGAACCCCTCTGACAGTGTGGTTGATTGGGTGATGGAGCAACTGCCGAAGATGGGCGCTGGCTGGTGTCCGCCCGGGATGCTGGGGATTGGTATCGGCGGCACCGCGGAAAAGGCCATGATGATTGCCAAAGAAGCGCTACTCGATCCTATCGATATTCAGGATCTACAGGCCCGTGGCCCCAGCAATCGCGCCGAAGAACTGCGTTTAGAGCTGTTTGACAAGGTCAACAAGAGCGGTATCGGTGCCCAGGGGTTAGGCGGCTTAACCACCGTGCTGGATATTAAAGTCAAAGACTATCCAACCCATGCCGCCAACAAGCCCGTCGCGATTATTCCCAACTGCGCGGCGACTCGTCATGCCCACTTTACTCTGGACGGTTCTGGCCCTGCGGTACTTGAAGCGCCTAAGCTTGAGGACTGGCCGGAAATCACTCGCGAGGCGGGTGAAAACGTCAAACGTGTCAACCTTGATACGGTGACGCCTGAGGAGGTTAAAACCTGGCAGCCTGGTGATACGCTGCTGTTGAACGGTAAGCTGCTCACGGGCCGCGATGCTGCTCATAAGCGCATGGTCGATATGCTGGCCAAAGGCGAGCCGCTGCCGGTGGATATGAAAGGGCGCTTTATCTACTACGTGGGCCCGGTTGACCCCATTGGTGACGAAGTCGTTGGCCCCGCTGGCCCAACGACCGCCACGCGGATGGATAAATTTACCCGCACTATGCTGGAAGAGACTGGCCTATTAGGTATGGTCGGCAAAGCAGAGCGTGGCCAAGCCGCTATTGATGCTATCCGTGACAATGAAGCGGTGTACTTAATGGCGGTCGGTGGGTCGGCATATCTGGTCGCTCAAGCGATTAAAAAATCGCGGGTAGTGGGCTTCGAAGACTTAGGTATGGAAGCAATCTATGAATTTGAGGTTGAAGATATGCCGGTGACCGTCGCCGTTGATAGCCTGGGCACATCGGTACATCAAACCGGGCCTGCAAAGTGGAAAGAGATTATTGCCCAATCGGCGTAA
- the nei gene encoding endonuclease VIII gives MPEGPEIRRAADRIEQQIGGRVIDDAWFAFPELAEQAATFIGVRVARVDTWGKAMLIRFADQRVLYSHNQLYGVWKLHSEDEPPNTKRALRVRLSAEGRCASLYSASDISLWQADNLSEHPFLARLGPDLLSQDVAPSDVQQRLNLKQFHKRSLGALLLDQGFVAGLGNYLRSEILFFSQLPPSARPVDLTPEQQQTLADCIIDVTRQAYQAAGVTNREAWIAQAKAAGEPRRQWRFAVFERAGLECHRCGTVIERTMVGSRRLYLCPYCQSS, from the coding sequence ATGCCGGAAGGCCCGGAAATTCGCCGCGCGGCGGATCGTATTGAGCAGCAGATAGGCGGGCGGGTGATCGACGATGCCTGGTTCGCCTTTCCAGAACTTGCCGAGCAGGCAGCAACATTTATAGGTGTTCGGGTTGCCCGAGTAGATACCTGGGGTAAAGCAATGCTGATCCGGTTTGCCGATCAGCGCGTGCTTTATTCCCACAACCAACTTTATGGTGTTTGGAAACTGCATAGTGAGGATGAGCCGCCTAATACCAAGCGCGCGCTGCGGGTTCGATTGAGCGCAGAAGGGCGTTGCGCTAGTCTCTATAGCGCCTCCGATATTTCCCTCTGGCAGGCAGACAATCTCTCCGAACACCCTTTCTTAGCCCGCCTGGGCCCTGATTTGTTGAGTCAAGACGTGGCTCCATCCGATGTGCAGCAGCGGCTGAATTTAAAGCAGTTTCATAAACGCAGCCTGGGGGCACTGCTGCTCGATCAGGGGTTTGTCGCCGGGCTGGGCAACTATTTGCGCTCTGAAATACTGTTTTTTTCCCAGCTTCCGCCAAGCGCTCGACCGGTGGATTTAACCCCAGAGCAGCAGCAAACCCTGGCTGACTGCATCATTGACGTTACCCGGCAGGCCTATCAAGCCGCAGGCGTTACTAATCGTGAGGCCTGGATTGCGCAGGCCAAAGCAGCGGGTGAGCCGCGCAGGCAGTGGCGTTTTGCGGTTTTCGAGCGGGCAGGGCTTGAATGCCACCGCTGTGGAACGGTGATTGAGCGTACAATGGTTGGGTCGCGAAGGCTCTATTTATGCCCATATTGTCAGTCGTCTTGA
- the uvrB gene encoding excinuclease ABC subunit UvrB → MSKAFRLQSKFQPAGDQPAAIKGLISGLESGLAHQTLLGVTGSGKTFTMANVVEQQQRPTIVMAPNKTLAAQLYGEFKAFFPDNAVEYFVSYYDYYQPEAYVPSSDTFIEKDASINDHIEQMRLSATKALLERRDALIVVSVSAIYGLGDPDQYLKMRLHFTRGELIDQRAFLRRLAELQYTRNDMDFRRGTYRVRGDVIDIFPADSDEEAVRVELFDSEIDTIRLFDPLTGAVRGEVPRMTIYPKSHYVTPRETILGAIDAIKEELKERLEWMRKHERLVEAQRLEQRTLYDIEMMLELGYCNGIENYSRYLSGRAPGEPPPTFFDYLPDDALLFIDESHVSVPQVGGMYKGDRSRKETLVEYGFRLPSALDNRPMKFEEWEAISPQTIFVSATPGRYEGEHASQTVEQVVRPTGLLDPEIEVRPASTQVDDLLSEIGLRTAVGERVLVTTLTKRMAEDLTEYFDEHGIRVRYLHSDIDTVERVEIIRDLRLGKFDVLVGINLLREGLDIPEVSLVAILDADKEGFLRAERSLIQTIGRAARNAHGKAILYGDRITDSMRKAIDETERRRAKQTEHNLEHGITPTTVTRSVADILEAAQAPGKKNSRRRGNERKVAESVAEYDVTTMSKQDLLGAISKLEDAMFEAAQNLEFEEAARLRDQLHQMKDKQLALG, encoded by the coding sequence ATGAGCAAAGCCTTTCGATTGCAGTCAAAATTTCAGCCCGCTGGCGACCAGCCTGCTGCTATTAAAGGGCTGATTAGTGGCCTGGAATCTGGGCTTGCTCACCAAACGCTGCTCGGCGTGACCGGGTCGGGCAAAACCTTCACCATGGCCAATGTGGTGGAACAGCAGCAGCGTCCAACCATCGTGATGGCGCCGAACAAAACTCTTGCGGCCCAGTTGTATGGCGAATTCAAGGCGTTTTTCCCGGATAACGCCGTAGAGTATTTCGTCTCCTACTACGACTACTATCAGCCGGAAGCCTATGTGCCTTCCTCGGATACCTTTATCGAGAAAGATGCCTCGATAAACGACCATATCGAGCAGATGCGGCTTTCGGCCACCAAGGCACTGCTAGAACGCCGCGACGCGCTGATTGTGGTGTCAGTTTCGGCGATTTATGGCCTGGGTGACCCCGACCAATACCTGAAAATGCGTCTCCACTTTACCCGCGGTGAGCTCATCGATCAGCGCGCTTTCCTGCGCCGCTTGGCCGAGCTTCAGTACACCCGCAATGATATGGATTTCCGTCGCGGTACTTACCGGGTGCGCGGTGATGTGATCGATATCTTTCCTGCCGACTCTGACGAGGAGGCCGTGCGGGTGGAGCTGTTTGACAGCGAAATCGACACTATCCGACTGTTTGACCCGCTCACCGGTGCTGTCCGCGGGGAGGTGCCACGGATGACCATCTACCCCAAATCTCACTACGTCACCCCGCGGGAAACGATTCTGGGCGCCATTGATGCCATCAAAGAGGAGCTCAAAGAGCGCCTGGAGTGGATGCGTAAGCATGAACGGCTGGTAGAAGCGCAGCGTCTTGAGCAGCGCACACTTTACGATATTGAGATGATGCTGGAGCTGGGTTACTGCAACGGTATCGAAAACTACTCCCGATACCTCTCTGGGCGTGCCCCGGGCGAGCCGCCGCCGACGTTCTTTGATTACCTGCCCGATGACGCACTGCTATTTATCGATGAGTCCCACGTCAGCGTGCCCCAGGTAGGTGGCATGTACAAAGGCGACCGCTCGCGTAAAGAGACCCTGGTCGAGTATGGCTTCCGGCTGCCCTCGGCGTTGGATAACCGGCCCATGAAGTTTGAAGAGTGGGAGGCCATTTCCCCACAAACAATCTTTGTTTCCGCCACTCCAGGCCGTTATGAGGGCGAACACGCTAGCCAGACCGTTGAGCAGGTGGTGCGTCCCACCGGACTGCTGGATCCTGAAATCGAAGTGCGCCCGGCCAGTACCCAGGTCGACGATCTGCTTTCGGAAATCGGCTTGCGCACCGCGGTAGGCGAGCGAGTACTGGTGACCACGCTAACCAAGCGTATGGCGGAAGACTTGACCGAGTATTTTGACGAGCACGGCATTCGAGTGCGCTACTTACACTCGGATATTGATACCGTCGAGCGGGTTGAGATTATTCGTGACTTACGCCTGGGTAAGTTTGATGTGTTGGTGGGCATCAACCTGCTGCGAGAAGGCCTAGATATTCCCGAAGTGTCGCTGGTGGCGATTCTCGACGCCGATAAAGAGGGCTTTCTGCGTGCCGAGCGCTCGCTGATACAGACCATTGGACGCGCTGCCCGTAACGCCCACGGCAAGGCGATTCTTTACGGTGATCGGATTACTGACTCGATGCGCAAGGCGATTGATGAAACCGAGCGTCGTCGCGCCAAGCAGACCGAGCACAACCTAGAGCACGGTATCACGCCAACAACGGTTACCCGCTCAGTGGCCGATATCCTTGAAGCCGCCCAGGCGCCGGGCAAGAAGAACAGTCGCCGCCGTGGCAATGAACGCAAGGTGGCGGAAAGCGTCGCCGAGTATGATGTCACCACGATGAGCAAGCAAGACCTGCTGGGCGCCATCAGCAAGCTCGAAGACGCCATGTTTGAGGCAGCGCAAAATCTGGAGTTCGAAGAGGCGGCGCGGCTTCGCGACCAGCTCCATCAAATGAAAGACAAACAGCTGGCGCTGGGCTAG
- a CDS encoding OsmC family protein, whose product MHSPITVISERNHVFRQRVEVNGLEDLYADVPPIVGGEGSAPDPHDYFDIALGTCKAVTVQMYAKRKEWPLEGITVTVQRDDSQEKKGIYKLDVALTLHGIEDPEQRARLEDISHRCPIQRLMTQSTVEIATRLV is encoded by the coding sequence ATGCACTCTCCCATTACCGTGATAAGCGAACGCAACCATGTCTTTAGGCAGCGAGTTGAAGTCAATGGCTTGGAAGATCTCTATGCCGATGTGCCACCGATAGTAGGTGGCGAGGGCAGTGCCCCTGATCCCCACGACTATTTCGATATTGCTCTGGGTACCTGCAAGGCGGTTACCGTGCAGATGTACGCCAAGCGTAAAGAGTGGCCGCTTGAGGGCATTACAGTCACCGTGCAGCGGGACGATAGTCAGGAAAAAAAGGGCATCTACAAGCTAGATGTGGCATTAACACTGCACGGTATTGAAGACCCTGAGCAGCGCGCCAGGCTGGAAGATATTAGCCACCGCTGCCCAATTCAACGCCTGATGACCCAGTCTACGGTCGAGATCGCCACCCGGTTAGTTTAA
- a CDS encoding YgfZ/GcvT domain-containing protein: MATVTASTPALGSVRLNHLAALDVKGADAEKFLQGQTSAQVSLADGYFAPLTCFCTPKGRMLANAQLMRLGEDHYRLLLSNTLLDSLANHLKKFAAFYRAELTTQRDLIFIGASDEAQALADQLDIELPVQVGTHTNSDQACVLRYPGETARWLVCFDNDSQVDVASVQDDQAGRNAWQLEDIRSGLAWLTDTQQDHFLPQMLNWEALGGISFKKGCYTGQEVVARAHFRGQVKKRLMRISIETTALPEVGASVVNDDDKAVGEVVVSAFNDQGGVELLAVMNTKVAEEETSLFLTGASAALLSLPYAIERVDPEQLAVSLNG, translated from the coding sequence ATGGCGACCGTTACCGCTAGCACCCCCGCCCTTGGCAGCGTCCGCCTTAACCACTTAGCCGCGCTGGATGTGAAGGGGGCAGATGCAGAAAAGTTCCTCCAGGGCCAGACCAGCGCCCAGGTAAGCTTGGCCGACGGATACTTTGCACCGCTCACCTGTTTTTGTACGCCTAAGGGCCGCATGCTGGCCAACGCGCAGTTGATGCGCTTGGGCGAAGATCATTATCGTCTACTGCTCAGCAACACCTTACTGGACAGCCTAGCGAATCATCTTAAAAAGTTCGCCGCTTTTTACCGCGCTGAACTAACCACCCAACGCGACCTGATATTCATTGGCGCCAGCGATGAGGCCCAAGCTCTTGCGGATCAGTTGGATATAGAGTTGCCTGTTCAAGTGGGCACCCATACCAACAGCGACCAAGCCTGCGTACTCCGCTACCCCGGTGAGACAGCGCGCTGGCTAGTGTGTTTCGATAACGACAGCCAAGTCGATGTGGCGTCGGTTCAGGATGACCAAGCGGGCCGTAATGCTTGGCAGCTTGAGGATATTCGTAGCGGTTTGGCGTGGCTAACCGATACTCAGCAGGATCACTTCTTGCCTCAGATGCTTAACTGGGAAGCGCTGGGTGGTATTAGTTTTAAAAAGGGCTGTTACACCGGTCAAGAAGTCGTCGCCCGGGCGCACTTTCGTGGTCAGGTGAAAAAGCGCTTAATGCGTATCAGTATAGAGACTACAGCGCTGCCTGAGGTGGGCGCTAGCGTAGTCAACGATGACGATAAAGCGGTTGGCGAAGTGGTAGTCAGCGCTTTTAATGATCAAGGCGGCGTTGAATTGCTGGCGGTAATGAACACCAAAGTAGCCGAAGAAGAAACGTCACTCTTCTTAACAGGAGCGTCAGCGGCTCTTCTCTCGTTACCCTATGCAATTGAGCGCGTTGACCCCGAACAGCTGGCGGTTAGCCTTAACGGCTAG
- a CDS encoding TatD family hydrolase — translation MLIDAHCHLDFTQFDDDRAEVFGAAKAVGVAHFVVPGTARSRWQQVLALGERVDTSVCLGLHPYFIDEHQASDITALDDLLAEHPEVIAVGECGIDARFTDTLEAQWHYFDAQLKLAKQHALPVVVHCVHANDKVAKRLRQLALPKAGLIHAFSGSIEQATKFLDLGFKLGLGGAVTYERAKRLRRTVKALPNDAFVLETDSPDMPLSGYQGMRNEPCRVAEVCNVVASLRGQTAEQVATQSSDTAATLFGLPRNASPSR, via the coding sequence ATGCTGATTGATGCCCACTGCCATCTCGATTTTACCCAGTTCGATGATGATCGGGCTGAGGTGTTTGGGGCTGCTAAGGCAGTGGGTGTCGCCCACTTTGTGGTGCCGGGCACGGCTCGTTCGCGTTGGCAGCAGGTGCTGGCGCTGGGCGAGCGGGTGGATACGTCAGTATGTCTTGGCCTGCACCCTTACTTTATTGATGAGCATCAAGCGTCGGATATCACGGCGCTTGATGATTTGCTCGCTGAGCACCCTGAGGTGATAGCCGTGGGGGAGTGCGGTATTGATGCTCGCTTTACCGACACCCTAGAAGCGCAGTGGCACTACTTTGATGCCCAGTTGAAACTAGCCAAACAGCATGCGCTGCCGGTGGTGGTGCACTGCGTCCACGCCAACGATAAGGTCGCTAAGCGCCTTCGCCAGCTGGCGCTGCCCAAGGCGGGGCTGATTCATGCCTTCTCAGGCTCCATTGAGCAAGCAACGAAGTTTCTCGACCTGGGGTTCAAGCTGGGGTTGGGCGGCGCAGTCACCTATGAGCGCGCCAAGCGGTTGCGGCGAACCGTTAAGGCGCTGCCTAATGATGCTTTTGTGCTGGAAACCGACAGTCCCGACATGCCGCTTAGCGGCTATCAGGGGATGCGTAATGAACCGTGCCGAGTTGCAGAAGTGTGTAACGTTGTGGCCAGCTTGCGCGGGCAAACAGCGGAACAGGTCGCGACCCAAAGCAGTGATACCGCCGCGACGCTGTTTGGCTTGCCTAGAAACGCTAGCCCTAGCCGTTAA
- a CDS encoding peptide chain release factor 3 has translation MKETQLAHEAGLRRTFAIISHPDAGKTTITEKMLLFGNAIQLAGSVKSKRNDRHATSDWMKMEQERGISVTTSVMQFPYGGRIVNLLDTPGHEDFSEDTYRTLTAVDSALMVIDGAKGVEDRTIKLMEVCRLRTTPILTFINKMDRDIRDPIEVMDEVETVLNIQCAPMTWPIGMGRHFKGVYHLYNDVIHLYTQGQGSRIPEDKRIEGLDSPEVDAVLGEDQAEELRMEVELVRGASHEFDLEAYRRGELSPVYFGTAMGNFGVREMMDGFVEYAPPPQAHETDTRVVTSDDDRFTGFVFKIQANMDPNHRDRIAFLRVCSGKYEKNMKMRHVRIGKDIKIADALTFMASDRSQVEEAWPGDIIGLHNHGTIQIGDTFTVGEDMRFTGIPHFAPELFKRVRLKDPLKMKALQKGLQQLSEEGATQVFMPMDNNDLILGAVGTLQFDVVAHRLKEEYKVDCLYEGVNVQTARWVYCEDAKKLEEFKRKASANLAIDGGGYLTYIAPTRVNLQMTQERWPDIRFQPTREH, from the coding sequence ATGAAAGAGACACAGCTGGCCCACGAAGCAGGGCTTAGACGCACCTTTGCAATTATTTCCCACCCCGATGCTGGTAAAACCACGATTACCGAAAAAATGCTGCTGTTTGGCAACGCCATTCAGTTGGCCGGCTCGGTGAAGAGCAAGCGTAATGATCGCCACGCAACGTCCGATTGGATGAAGATGGAGCAGGAGCGGGGTATCTCGGTGACGACCTCGGTGATGCAGTTCCCCTACGGCGGCCGCATCGTCAATCTGCTGGATACGCCGGGTCACGAGGACTTCTCTGAAGATACCTACCGCACACTCACGGCTGTTGACTCTGCATTGATGGTGATCGACGGCGCCAAAGGCGTTGAGGATCGCACCATTAAGTTGATGGAAGTGTGTCGTCTTCGCACCACGCCGATTCTCACCTTCATCAATAAAATGGATCGCGATATCCGCGACCCCATTGAGGTAATGGATGAAGTTGAAACGGTACTCAATATCCAATGTGCGCCGATGACCTGGCCGATTGGCATGGGGCGCCACTTTAAGGGTGTTTACCACCTCTATAACGACGTGATTCATCTTTATACCCAGGGGCAGGGTAGCCGCATTCCCGAGGATAAGCGTATTGAGGGGTTGGATAGCCCCGAAGTAGATGCCGTGCTTGGGGAAGATCAGGCTGAAGAGCTGCGTATGGAGGTAGAGCTGGTGCGTGGCGCTTCCCATGAATTTGATCTGGAGGCTTATCGCCGGGGTGAGCTTTCTCCGGTCTATTTTGGTACCGCCATGGGCAACTTTGGGGTGCGTGAAATGATGGATGGCTTTGTCGAGTATGCGCCGCCGCCCCAGGCCCACGAAACCGATACTCGGGTAGTCACTTCCGATGATGATCGTTTCACCGGTTTCGTGTTTAAAATCCAGGCCAATATGGATCCCAATCACCGTGATCGCATCGCGTTTTTACGGGTCTGTTCAGGCAAGTACGAAAAGAACATGAAAATGCGCCATGTACGCATTGGTAAGGACATTAAAATTGCCGATGCGTTGACCTTTATGGCCTCAGACCGCTCTCAGGTGGAGGAAGCGTGGCCCGGCGATATTATCGGCCTGCACAATCACGGTACGATTCAGATCGGCGATACCTTTACCGTGGGTGAGGATATGCGCTTTACCGGCATACCCCACTTTGCCCCAGAGCTATTCAAGCGCGTGCGGCTTAAAGATCCACTTAAGATGAAGGCGCTACAAAAAGGCTTGCAGCAGCTTTCCGAAGAGGGCGCTACCCAGGTCTTTATGCCGATGGACAACAATGATCTGATCCTCGGCGCCGTGGGTACTCTCCAGTTCGATGTGGTCGCCCACCGCCTGAAAGAGGAGTATAAGGTCGACTGCTTGTACGAAGGCGTCAATGTGCAGACCGCCCGCTGGGTCTACTGTGAAGATGCTAAAAAGCTCGAAGAGTTTAAGCGTAAAGCCAGCGCCAACCTGGCGATTGATGGTGGCGGTTACCTCACCTATATTGCGCCTACACGGGTTAATCTGCAGATGACCCAGGAGCGCTGGCCGGACATTCGCTTCCAGCCTACCCGCGAACACTAA
- a CDS encoding putative motility protein, with protein sequence MDVGISSSVSASLYMNQAQTPEQAQMQVFREALDTQAQQVTETMASADTGAQPDLAKEGNVGTQVNTYA encoded by the coding sequence ATGGATGTAGGCATCAGCAGTTCAGTTAGCGCGTCGCTTTATATGAACCAAGCGCAGACTCCTGAGCAAGCGCAAATGCAGGTGTTTAGAGAAGCGCTAGATACTCAGGCGCAGCAAGTGACCGAAACCATGGCCTCTGCGGACACTGGCGCTCAGCCTGATTTGGCCAAAGAGGGCAATGTAGGTACGCAGGTTAATACCTACGCCTAG